From one Ignavibacteria bacterium genomic stretch:
- the secD gene encoding protein translocase subunit SecD, with protein sequence MKQKVLSRWLILVLPLVAAAYLFYPTYEYYQLDNERSALKSDSAALDEWDRNNEKAFDAAKAGRLKLGLDLRGGMYVTLEVDVLKLIEESALPEAVDDQFLAIVEQTRKATDNTDKDVLQTFLDIFRKDPKRSLLEYFTVSNQLDVTEEAVVTKLQKDVSDAIDQALQVIKQRINKFEVSEVSIQKIGSRRIQIELPDVKDEGEIRKLLQTTARLEFTRVLNGPRLIETALNIDKILKGMSIEEPVADTASGAAADSAKNLAQADSTADSAKVDSAGKRNADTADPYAGLSEEERARRVRADYPFTWMISGSYAADERSQPQQFGIAGAKLDGFPKTGIYNFYVGAREVPKLLALLDRPEVKKAMPVDLKILVGATAEGPKDLPESEKFYYVYAVAAEPELTGDAITEAYPSFDPTNNSPMVMMQMDANGAERWAQITGANVGKRIAIVLDGRVYSAPNVLGKIPNGSSQITGSGNIEEATLLAVVLKAGALKAPVKIIEERVVGPSLGEDSIRRGITSSVISFALVIVFMLLYYAIGGALADIALLVNVLLVVAALIGFNGTLSLPGIAGIILSTAMAVDANILVFERMREEFAAGRNLRSAVQQGYEKAWSAIFDSNITNMLSGVVLLFLGTGPVKGFAVTLIIGVIMTLFTAVVMTRAMFELIIASGATTINLGQKKQA encoded by the coding sequence TTGAAACAGAAAGTATTAAGTCGTTGGTTGATTCTGGTTCTGCCATTGGTGGCAGCAGCCTATTTGTTTTATCCCACATACGAGTATTACCAGCTCGATAATGAACGTTCTGCGCTGAAGTCAGACAGTGCCGCGCTTGACGAGTGGGATCGTAATAACGAAAAAGCGTTTGACGCTGCTAAGGCCGGACGGTTAAAGTTAGGTCTGGACCTTCGTGGCGGTATGTATGTTACCCTGGAGGTAGACGTACTGAAGCTGATCGAAGAGTCGGCCTTGCCGGAAGCCGTGGATGACCAGTTCCTGGCCATTGTGGAGCAAACCCGCAAAGCCACTGACAATACTGACAAGGATGTGCTTCAGACCTTTCTGGACATTTTCCGAAAGGATCCCAAGCGGTCGCTCCTGGAGTATTTCACGGTTAGCAATCAGTTGGATGTAACCGAGGAAGCTGTTGTAACGAAGCTTCAGAAGGACGTTTCTGATGCTATTGACCAGGCACTGCAGGTTATCAAGCAACGGATTAACAAGTTCGAAGTATCCGAGGTCTCGATTCAGAAGATTGGGTCACGCCGGATTCAGATTGAGCTTCCCGACGTTAAGGACGAGGGTGAAATTCGAAAGCTGCTGCAAACCACTGCACGTTTGGAATTTACCCGGGTGCTGAATGGTCCCCGTTTGATTGAAACCGCTCTGAATATTGATAAAATCCTGAAAGGTATGTCGATCGAAGAGCCGGTTGCCGACACCGCATCCGGCGCTGCTGCTGACTCAGCCAAGAACTTGGCTCAGGCCGACAGTACGGCAGACAGTGCCAAGGTTGACTCGGCTGGTAAACGTAATGCCGACACAGCAGATCCGTACGCCGGTTTATCCGAAGAAGAACGGGCACGACGTGTACGGGCAGACTACCCCTTTACCTGGATGATCAGCGGTTCGTATGCCGCTGACGAGCGTTCACAGCCACAGCAGTTTGGAATTGCAGGTGCAAAACTTGATGGCTTCCCAAAGACAGGGATTTATAACTTCTATGTTGGTGCCCGCGAAGTTCCAAAGCTGCTGGCACTCCTTGACCGTCCGGAAGTAAAGAAGGCAATGCCTGTGGACTTAAAGATTTTGGTAGGCGCTACTGCCGAGGGTCCGAAAGACCTTCCCGAATCCGAAAAGTTTTATTATGTGTACGCAGTTGCTGCCGAACCCGAGCTAACCGGTGACGCTATCACCGAAGCATATCCAAGCTTTGACCCTACGAACAACTCTCCGATGGTTATGATGCAGATGGACGCTAACGGCGCCGAACGCTGGGCTCAGATCACCGGGGCGAACGTTGGGAAACGAATTGCTATTGTACTTGACGGCAGGGTGTATTCGGCACCAAACGTTCTGGGCAAAATTCCAAATGGATCATCGCAGATCACCGGTTCAGGAAACATCGAGGAAGCAACATTACTTGCCGTTGTACTTAAAGCCGGAGCTCTGAAAGCACCGGTGAAGATTATCGAAGAACGTGTGGTTGGGCCCTCGCTGGGTGAAGATTCAATCCGGCGTGGCATCACCTCATCGGTTATCTCGTTTGCCCTGGTTATTGTATTTATGCTTCTGTACTATGCCATTGGCGGTGCACTGGCAGATATTGCCCTTTTGGTAAACGTTCTTCTTGTTGTGGCCGCGCTAATCGGCTTTAACGGGACACTGTCACTTCCGGGTATTGCGGGTATTATTCTCTCTACGGCGATGGCCGTGGACGCCAACATTCTGGTGTTCGAACGGATGCGAGAGGAGTTTGCCGCCGGCAGAAACCTGAGGTCGGCAGTCCAGCAGGGATACGAAAAAGCATGGTCAGCCATTTTTGACTCGAACATCACCAACATGCTCTCCGGTGTTGTGCTGCTGTTCCTTGGTACAGGACCTGTAAAGGGATTTGCTGTTACGCTCATTATTGGTGTAATCATGACGCTGTTTACGGCTGTGGTGATGACGCGTGCAATGTTTGAACTGATCATTGCCAGCGGTGCTACTACAATTAACCTTGGCCAGAAGAAACAAGCGTAA
- a CDS encoding leucyl/phenylalanyl-tRNA--protein transferase, which yields MTSSASSVPVLADVLLLAYSKGFFPMANEDTGAIEWHRPDPRGIIPLQSVRFARSLLKTVKKQVYNVTINTAFSEVIAGCANRNETWISQEIIDAYTQLHSMGYAYSFEAWNEGRLAGGLYGVAIGRAFFGESMFSVQRDASKVAFYHLVHYLREHGFMLLDTQYVNDFTLSLGAIEIPDSVYQRILQTSLKPSSDSADEGCTYC from the coding sequence ATGACGTCTTCTGCCAGCTCAGTTCCGGTTTTAGCCGATGTTCTGCTCCTTGCCTACAGCAAGGGATTCTTCCCAATGGCTAACGAAGATACCGGTGCCATAGAATGGCATCGCCCGGATCCCAGAGGAATCATCCCGTTGCAGTCGGTGCGTTTTGCACGTTCCCTACTGAAGACTGTTAAAAAACAAGTTTATAACGTCACGATAAACACGGCGTTTAGTGAAGTAATTGCCGGATGTGCTAACCGGAATGAAACATGGATTTCGCAGGAGATCATTGACGCATATACCCAGCTTCATTCGATGGGTTACGCATACAGTTTTGAGGCATGGAATGAAGGACGCCTGGCAGGGGGCTTGTACGGCGTAGCTATCGGACGTGCTTTTTTTGGCGAAAGTATGTTCTCGGTTCAGCGTGATGCGTCGAAAGTAGCGTTCTACCACCTGGTGCACTATCTGCGTGAGCATGGGTTTATGCTGCTTGATACCCAGTATGTAAATGACTTTACGCTGTCGTTGGGTGCCATTGAGATTCCAGATTCTGTTTATCAGCGTATTTTGCAAACAAGTCTGAAACCATCGTCAGACTCAGCCGATGAGGGCTGTACGTACTGTTGA
- the trmB gene encoding tRNA (guanosine(46)-N7)-methyltransferase TrmB — protein MLQQFLIDYQKYPIPRVRHHVNPQSYLAAADQQKLPSLYPPVITQAKWEQWFTDIHQPLVLDIGSGRGGFLLNHAWHFPEKNVLGVEIRNILVEWTMRVISGEQFTNAHVLWYSAANGFSWIPNSSVEYATYLFADPWPKKRHHKRRAFSSPFLTDLQRVLVPHGKLYLATDRADVAEQQAAMLEEHQGFHLAELHPDDWPFSFETDQQNFCRRKNIPYRLFCATANANND, from the coding sequence ATGCTTCAGCAATTTTTAATTGACTATCAAAAATACCCGATTCCACGGGTCAGGCATCACGTAAATCCACAGTCATATCTGGCTGCTGCAGACCAGCAAAAACTACCGTCGCTGTATCCGCCCGTAATAACGCAAGCCAAGTGGGAGCAATGGTTTACAGATATTCATCAGCCGCTGGTACTGGATATTGGTTCCGGCCGCGGGGGCTTTTTGCTGAACCATGCGTGGCACTTTCCTGAAAAGAATGTTTTAGGTGTCGAAATCCGAAATATTTTGGTGGAATGGACGATGCGGGTGATTTCAGGTGAGCAGTTTACCAATGCTCACGTTTTGTGGTACAGTGCTGCAAACGGATTTTCATGGATTCCCAACTCATCGGTTGAATATGCTACATATTTATTTGCCGATCCGTGGCCCAAAAAACGACATCATAAGCGGCGCGCATTTTCAAGCCCCTTTCTCACTGACCTACAGCGGGTTCTGGTACCACACGGAAAGTTGTACCTTGCTACCGATCGTGCCGATGTTGCCGAACAGCAAGCAGCAATGCTCGAAGAACACCAGGGGTTCCACCTTGCGGAGTTACACCCTGACGATTGGCCGTTCAGCTTTGAAACCGATCAGCAGAATTTCTGCCGACGCAAGAATATCCCGTACAGGCTGTTCTGCGCAACGGCAAATGCAAACAATGATTAG
- a CDS encoding PD40 domain-containing protein, with amino-acid sequence MLRKFRGVEALRFSTCLTFLCLGFTAIWLAGCMPGRTVRSAAFCPPPPPPPQCLPETFNGTIYDTSIVVNNKQWFIQRVIGAATRTNEWALQTRGSAGILIRGNTPALAEYVTVNRPSATSIAASPLTISQSVYITAIADTMMSGDASVQQAVFTNGVLSRQPLQSDSVNSFIHWDGHPTVSSNGKILVFASDRPGSLGGTDLWWSALINQAWSAPQPLGEGVNTPCDELCPQFAGDSVLLFSSAGHSTVGGYDLFAAPVSVNGSTVTIGKPYNLGKPVNTPFDEMFPVWADAQTLYYSSDQPVRGSTSRKDFDVFVLSMKTQGTRIEREVHVVTEDAEVNNQKPAEPAKTVVVAGTVIRNDTKEPVSGADVKATKPWSEQVISQTQTDTAGRYALNLPEGETVNITAQTPELFFDKIKVTVPKASNNDTVTISKPLSIPVTMVLRINFPTAIFDAPYQYTLDTNGVDTDVTWNAALQTLVNNIKLSGSRLKRLVLIGHTDDVGTDASNITLGRNRVNFIIQQLVASGVNPEILEGRTAGESLLPARRPGESIVLWRKRARRVELVKVLEQ; translated from the coding sequence TTGTTACGAAAATTCAGGGGTGTTGAAGCCTTACGATTTTCCACCTGTTTAACCTTCCTTTGCCTTGGTTTTACGGCAATATGGCTTGCCGGTTGTATGCCGGGAAGAACTGTACGGTCTGCCGCCTTTTGTCCGCCTCCGCCACCGCCTCCACAGTGTTTGCCAGAAACATTTAACGGCACCATCTACGATACGTCGATTGTTGTGAATAATAAGCAGTGGTTTATCCAGCGGGTTATCGGAGCCGCAACACGAACAAACGAGTGGGCACTGCAAACTCGTGGCTCCGCTGGTATTCTTATCAGGGGGAATACCCCTGCCCTTGCCGAGTATGTAACCGTGAACCGCCCTTCTGCAACATCGATAGCTGCATCGCCTCTGACTATTAGTCAATCCGTTTATATTACTGCAATTGCTGACACAATGATGAGCGGTGATGCTTCGGTACAACAGGCGGTGTTTACGAACGGTGTTTTGAGCAGGCAGCCACTACAGTCTGATTCTGTTAATTCATTTATTCATTGGGACGGACATCCCACCGTTAGCAGCAACGGGAAGATATTGGTGTTTGCTTCAGACCGACCCGGAAGCCTGGGTGGTACAGATCTGTGGTGGAGCGCTCTCATTAATCAGGCATGGTCAGCTCCACAACCGCTGGGTGAAGGTGTGAATACACCGTGCGACGAACTATGCCCTCAGTTTGCGGGTGATTCAGTGCTTCTCTTTTCATCTGCCGGACATTCCACGGTTGGCGGTTATGATTTGTTCGCAGCGCCAGTATCCGTTAACGGAAGTACTGTCACCATTGGTAAGCCTTATAATCTCGGAAAACCGGTTAACACACCGTTCGACGAGATGTTCCCGGTCTGGGCAGACGCTCAGACATTATACTACTCCAGCGATCAGCCTGTACGGGGTAGTACATCCCGAAAAGACTTCGACGTTTTTGTTCTCTCGATGAAAACGCAGGGCACACGGATCGAGCGCGAGGTGCACGTTGTAACTGAAGACGCAGAAGTGAACAATCAGAAACCGGCAGAACCGGCAAAAACAGTTGTTGTTGCAGGCACAGTAATCCGCAACGATACAAAGGAACCCGTTTCCGGTGCTGATGTAAAGGCTACAAAGCCCTGGTCGGAACAGGTGATATCACAGACCCAGACAGATACAGCCGGACGCTACGCACTGAACCTTCCCGAAGGCGAAACCGTGAATATTACTGCTCAGACGCCGGAACTGTTTTTTGATAAGATCAAGGTTACCGTGCCCAAGGCATCAAACAACGATACCGTAACGATATCAAAGCCCCTTTCAATCCCGGTGACAATGGTGCTTCGTATTAATTTCCCTACTGCCATTTTTGACGCACCATACCAGTACACTCTGGATACCAACGGAGTTGATACTGACGTTACATGGAATGCAGCTCTTCAGACATTAGTAAACAACATTAAATTATCAGGATCACGCCTTAAACGCTTAGTCCTGATTGGTCATACCGATGATGTTGGAACGGATGCCAGCAACATAACGTTGGGAAGGAACCGCGTAAACTTTATCATACAGCAGTTAGTAGCCAGTGGTGTGAACCCGGAAATCCTTGAAGGGCGGACTGCCGGCGAATCACTTCTCCCGGCCCGACGCCCCGGAGAGAGTATTGTTCTGTGGCGCAAACGAGCCCGTCGTGTAGAGCTCGTAAAGGTGCTTGAGCAATGA